In a single window of the Elaeis guineensis isolate ETL-2024a chromosome 6, EG11, whole genome shotgun sequence genome:
- the LOC105046762 gene encoding uncharacterized protein, whose product MPNPWKKARAAALSRLVSGLGRPDRGASLVVQTGFPTSLADLVVKNRDRLKKPSRKKTPSSPRVPAVAAVEDAGRPVFRSSRDGDGGILEESPCSPLPICVEIKRNASGSGFGLLVVNSLVLMVLAIERRKLVAGITVSAFALFLLDFMGLQVFKFLNPCSNARRSLNSTIGELDLERRERVSPIREVGVESHVDSMPSDRNWEESSIDSDQGREILSERRDLAVGRNVGSSGNSKGKKFWRKFVPKKSNGSKKGKDEKYLVPNSSSNLNRRGEIDSITEEDVDELINAKGDKKDSNEEVLSFIASTEVTNFDKEEIGDVNREIIRKTRSGGPQQFVFFVIVLFGLAGGKAAAVILTVSWCLFIQLTETVCKK is encoded by the coding sequence ATGCCGAACCCGTGGAAGAAGGCGCGGGCCGCCGCCCTCTCCCGGCTCGTTTCGGGCCTCGGCCGGCCGGACCGCGGCGCCTCGCTCGTCGTTCAGACCGGCTTCCCGACCTCCCTCGCCGACCTCGTCGTCAAGAACCGCGACCGCCTCAAGAAGCCCTCCCGTAAGAAGACCCCCTCCTCCCCTAGGGTTCCTGCCGTCGCCGCCGTCGAAGATGCCGGCCGTCCGGTGTTTCGCAGCTCCCGGGACGGCGACGGTGGAATCTTGGAGGAGTCCCCCTGCTCCCCACTCCCCATTTGCGTGGAGATCAAGAGAAATGCGAGCGGGTCCGGATTTGGGCTTCTGGTGGTGAATTCGTTGGTTTTAATGGTTCTGGCAATCGAAAGGAGGAAGCTTGTCGCTGGGATCACAGTCTCAGCGTTTGCCCTATTTTTGCTCGATTTTATGGGGTTGCAGGTGTTTAAGTTCTTGAACCCGTGCTCGAATGCGAGGAGGAGCTTGAATTCGACGATCGGAGAATTGGATTTGGAGAGGAGGGAGCGGGTTTCTCCTATAAGGGAAGTTGGAGTCGAGAGCCATGTGGATTCGATGCCATCCGACAGGAATTGGGAGGAATCCTCCATCGATTCGGATCAGGGGAGGGAGATTTTGTCGGAAAGGAGGGATCTTGCCGTGGGACGAAATGTTGGTTCTTCTGGTAATTCAAAAGGAAAGAAGTTTTGGAGGAAGTTTGTTCCCAAGAAGTCTAATGGGAGTAAAAAAGGTAAAGATGAAAAGTATCTGGTTCCAAATTCTAGTTCAAATTTGAACAGAAGAGGAGAAATCGATAGCATTACAGAAGAAGATGTGGATGAATTAATCAATGCAAAAGGAGACAAGAAAGATAGCAATGAAGAAGTTCTGAGCTTCATTGCCTCCACTGAAGTCACAAATTTTGATAAAGAGGAGATTGGGGATGTGAATCGAGAAATAATTCGAAAGACTAGATCAGGAGGCCCTCAGCAGTTTGTTTTCTTTGTCATAGTTCTTTTTGGGCTTGCTGGAGGGAAGGCCGCAGCAGTCATTCTAACTGTGTCTTGGTGTCTGTTCATCCAATTAACTGAAACCGTGTGTAAGAAATGA